From one Chryseobacterium sp. 3008163 genomic stretch:
- a CDS encoding DUF4394 domain-containing protein: MKKLFNICLATFAFVTIISCDDDDDMSTPETPSVAPDVMVYGLSANNDLLAFNAKNSNVITSTKPITGLATGEKLLSIDFRPATGELYAVSNNSKLYIINTATATSRVVSTTAFSPAVSGTIVSIDFNPTVDRIRLVSNTGQNLRINPENGVTAATDTSIATTAAIAGIAYTNSKSGAATTTLYDLDLTSGKLFKQDPPNNGTLVEVGSLGFTFSGQAAFDISPDNTNALMAVTSGGQNALYSVNLTTGKASSIGTLPQKIIDIAIPTNAVAYAIDNSNALQIFDPNKPEPVTKPITGLQTGEGILGIDFRPLNGQLYALGNSSRIYTINLGTGAATVVGAQLPTLLSGTEFGFDFNPLVDKIRVVSNTGQNLRLDPVTGAITGTDTVLSPGTPAVGAAAYTNNFAGTTATELFVIDHNTDKLYLQNPPNAGTLVERGALGINIAAANGFDIGSTSQKAYLLATVGTETKLYTVNTTTGAASSLGTYPNPVRGFTVGLGF; this comes from the coding sequence ACGACGATGACATGAGTACACCAGAAACACCTTCCGTTGCACCAGACGTTATGGTCTACGGTTTGAGTGCCAACAACGACCTTTTAGCTTTTAATGCTAAAAACAGTAACGTAATAACTTCCACCAAGCCTATTACAGGACTTGCAACGGGAGAAAAATTATTAAGTATCGATTTCAGACCTGCTACCGGAGAACTTTATGCAGTATCCAATAACAGTAAATTGTATATCATTAATACAGCTACTGCAACAAGCAGAGTGGTAAGTACTACAGCATTTAGTCCTGCTGTTTCGGGAACTATTGTTTCTATTGACTTCAATCCTACTGTTGACCGTATCAGATTGGTATCAAACACAGGACAAAATCTTCGTATCAATCCTGAAAATGGAGTTACTGCAGCTACTGATACAAGCATTGCAACGACCGCAGCAATTGCGGGTATTGCATATACCAACAGTAAATCTGGTGCTGCAACAACTACTTTATATGATCTTGATTTAACTTCAGGAAAATTATTTAAACAAGATCCACCTAACAATGGAACTTTGGTAGAAGTAGGAAGTTTAGGCTTTACATTCTCAGGTCAGGCAGCATTTGACATCAGCCCGGATAATACAAATGCATTAATGGCAGTTACAAGTGGAGGTCAAAATGCTTTGTACAGCGTAAACCTTACTACAGGAAAAGCTTCAAGTATCGGTACTTTACCTCAAAAAATTATTGATATTGCTATCCCTACAAACGCTGTTGCTTATGCAATTGATAACTCAAATGCATTACAAATTTTTGACCCTAATAAACCTGAACCAGTTACTAAGCCAATCACTGGATTACAAACCGGAGAAGGAATTCTTGGGATTGATTTCAGACCTTTAAACGGGCAATTGTACGCCTTAGGAAACTCAAGTAGAATTTATACGATTAATTTAGGTACTGGTGCAGCAACTGTTGTAGGAGCTCAACTTCCTACATTATTATCCGGAACTGAGTTTGGTTTTGATTTTAATCCTTTAGTTGATAAAATAAGAGTAGTAAGCAATACAGGACAAAATTTAAGATTAGATCCTGTCACAGGTGCAATTACTGGTACAGACACCGTACTTAGCCCAGGAACTCCAGCTGTAGGTGCAGCAGCTTATACCAATAATTTTGCCGGAACAACTGCTACTGAGCTTTTTGTAATCGACCATAATACTGATAAATTATATCTTCAAAATCCACCAAATGCAGGTACTTTGGTAGAAAGAGGAGCCTTAGGAATTAACATAGCAGCAGCCAACGGTTTCGATATCGGAAGCACAAGCCAGAAAGCATATTTATTAGCTACTGTTGGTACAGAAACAAAATTATATACAGTAAACACTACAACCGGAGCAGCTTCTTCATTAGGCACTTATCCTAATCCTGTAAGAGGATTTACGGTAGGTTTAGGATTCTAA